The genomic window agccgggtattgaacccacaactgtttaggctactgcatgctaacccAGCTGCTTAGCCAATAcgctaccaccacccccactcactctccctcctcaAGGATTGTACATCTTCTCTCCAATACCTCATCCCTACATGCAAGTGACTTGAGTCTGAGCTTAAAGTGCCTTTGGATTAATAATGCATCGGCCTGCTTGTGTGGCTCTTGCTGTGTCTGCTATCGGGATGCACCATTTGAAATCGAAATTTCACCGATACAGATGTTCGAAATAACAATTTGGCCGATATATACCATACCGTTCTATAGCTGCCAGTTGTATGTAACTGAGGTCATTCTTGGTGCGGTACATGTATAATAAATTAGTGTTCTGTGTTTTGTCCTTTTTGTCTACAGGAAGTATGTGTTCAGCTTCTATGAGAGTTTAGATCGACTCTGCAGCATGGGCCTGATGCAGTTCGGCCCCATGGAGAAGTTTCAGGAGAAAGATCAGGTGCTGCTGCGAATTGTTTTAAACTTTAAGTTGTAATCACTGACCCCAAGTCAGTCACAAGTCAATGCACCAGCTTTGTTTTTAGACTGTGTTTTTTATTCTGCAAGTCCAAATGTTACATATTTTGCCATTTTAATCACTTTGGAAATATATTTATTGAAACtaggacaaagaaagaaaatgtagACCTTGAGATATATTGCCACTGTTTTTGAAACAAATATGTACAGCTATATATATTTCTGCAAGTTGCCTTActtgttgttgttcttgttgttgttgtttcagatgtttgtgtacatgaagCGTTACGCCACCATCACCGACACCACCACGTGCGAGCCCCACTATAACCTGGCGAAGAGTCCTCGGCCCTTCGAGCGTCGCCGCTACCACTTCCTCGCCGCGCAGGACGTGGACAGCTATTGGTTCGACCTGCTGTGCGTGTGCCTCAACACACCGCTAGGTAacaaccaccatcaccaccaccccgTGCAGTGtttacaaatatttatttaatatatttatttaatatatttaaatatatttatttaatatatttaaatatatttatttaatatatttaaaaatatttatttaatatatttaaatatatttatttaatatatttaaatatatttaagttCTAGTTTCCTTACGCGTACACTTACTTTTCTTCCTTCAGGTCTGATTCGTCTCCACGCTACGGAGGGGGAGAacggagtggagagagagaagccagaCCCGCACAAATACCCACGGATTCGCCATACACTTCcgttagtacacacacacacacacacacacacacacacacacacacacacacaatcaatcatGTATGACAATTTTGTTGGTATCTTTGTTCGCtatgtgtgatttttttttttttttttaatatttgtgCACTTGTTTCACTACAGTCGGAGCCGTCACGTCGTAGACGATGGCGTTACCCCTGGTGACGGTCTCGGGGCGGGTGGTCTGGACTCTGAGTTTTACGCCCACTTGAAGAGGAACTGGATCTGGAACTGTCATTTGATCGACAAGACCGCAAAGGAtgtgagtccacacacacacacacacacacacacacacacacacacacacaaactcacactcactcacatatatatattgcacacacacacacagacatacataccgGTACACACATCGGCTCGAAAAGACGGGAAAGGATCTGAGTCTAGAACAAACTGTGACCAAACACATACCGTAAACACTCGCCCATACATCAGTCATGGTAGTTAAGAGGTAAGACATTCCTTTCTTAATCCAGAGATTGAGGGTTCAAATCTTCTTAAAGGGTTCAAGCAAAGTATTAAAATCAGTTTTTAAATACGCAACAAGGATCCAAATGCACAAATGCTCTTTCTGCTTGGACCCCGTTATCACCGCTCGTGGTATTAATTTTTGTGTTCATTGTTAATTATTCCCCTGTTTGGTGTTGTTTTCCAGACTCCAATTACCCTTCAAACCAGCCCCAGTGTGAGGTTACGCAACCTTCTGAACAAACACCTGCTCTCCAAGAATGTcattgcaggtgtgtgtgtgtgtgtgtgtgtgtgtgtgtgtgtgcgtgtgcgtgtgcgtgtggttgGGCGTAAGTGCGCTATGCATATATGTGCgtgagcgtttgtgtgtgtgtgtgtgtctgtgtgtctgtgtgtctgtgtgtgtgtgtgtgtgtgtgtatttgtgtgtctgtgtgtgtctgagggttTGTTGTTTGGGTTGCCagaggtgtgtttgtatctgtgtgtgtgtgtgtgatgcgatGCAGACGCGTCAATCTCCTGACTCTTCTGAGTCTTCACATGTCACACCTGCGGCTACATATGCAGATCCAGAATAGGACTCTACtgccacacacagtgacacctCAGACAGAAACGATAGCCAACCCccgccacccccccctccctttctcccccctccccttccccaaTCAGAGGCATTGTCATCTTCACTTGCGATGGACTGCCTAACGTAacgtaactgtgtgtgtgtgtgtgttgttgatctTAATCTATTCtaatctcttcctcttcctcttgcgTAGTGAGTGACAAGAGCAGCCCCAATCACGCCAAGCTGCTGCTGCccaaggtggtggaggaggaggtgcagacGGCCCTGGAGCCCAACACCCGCAAGCAGCAGAACCGCGGCGGGCGCCAGCAGAAGCGCAAGCGCGTCCGCAAACCACAGACCgccaagaagaagaaggagaagaaggagaagccCAAAAAACGTGAGTGGGAAGGAGGAAgtgaggaagagcaggaggaggaggaggaggaggaggaggaggaggaagaagaagaggaggaggcaggagatggagagaatgggAGCCAGGGAGACGGAGAGACGACAGAAGGAGCGGAGGACGAGGTCGCCAGGAGGTCAcgcagggaggagagaggagagagtgaggaggaggaggagaggagcaggaagaggaggaactggaggaggaggagagagagggacagacaggaggaggaggaggagaggcgcaagatggaggagagaagagcgaAGAGGAGACAACGTGAGAGAAtgaagggatgagagagggagggagagagatagagaatgaagagatgagagagggagggagggagatagagagagggagggagggagggagagaataaaGGAGGGTGAGGGCAGAAGACATGcaaatgcaaaaaagaaaaaagatagaAACGTGATAAGAAAAATAGAACAGATAGAAGATAGAACAAAGTGAAAGAACAGAAACAGGTTTTATTGACCAAGAATATCAACATAAGGCGTTTGGTCCCggctgttagagtgtgtgtgtgtgtgtgtgtgtgtggggtggtggtgcAAACAATAATTTGTGTGAGTATTGATTTTGGTCAGCTGGTAAGTGGAGAGAAACTGCTCCTGTGTCTGTAATGGCCACTCACGGTAGCAAATATGACTTATAAATTATTTGACAAATAGAACTTCCTGTCGCTCACCGTATTCCTCCCTATCTGTCTATCCCTTTTCATGTTTTCATCCCCCtcttttctctgtttctttAATCACTCAATCACTTTACTTTTGGCTTTTTTCCCTTACAAAACGTCTtctggctgtctctctctctctctctctctctctttctttctctctgtctttctttctctctctgtctccgtaGCGATGGTGCGTCAGTTCCTGGACAAGACGGACCGTGATGCGCTGCTGAGGATGACCCGTAAGCGCGTGGCCTGGAGTCAGCAGGAGGACAGTCTGCTCATGCTCTGTAGAGTGGCCTGCCACTTCCTCAAccgcaaggtgtgtgtgtgtgtgtgtgtgtgtgtgtgtgtgtgtgtaagcctgtGGCCTGGAGTCaacagctgtgtgtttgtgagtctaatcatctctctctctctctctctctctctctctctctctctctctctctctctctctctctctctcgtagatCAAGAAGGCGTTTGTGCCATGGCAGGTGGTGAGGGATCTGTTGCACGCTGAGTTTGAGGCATCTCTGGATAAGACCTCTCACGCAGTGGGCCGACGCGCACGCTACATCATGAAGAACCCACAGACCTACCTCAACTTCAAGTgagctcagtcacacacacacacacacacacacacacacgctacggcaTACTCATGCTACATCATGAAGAACCCGCAGACCTACCTCAAGTgagctcagtcacacacacgcacacacacacacacacattcataagcaCCATTACCCCAAGTGACTTAAAATCTATTTGTTTGTTATGtaattgtttgcttattttgggtttgtttgtgtgtaggatCTGTCTGGCTGAGGTGTATCAGGACAAACTTCTCGTGGCCGAGTTCAACAACAGAACGGGGGACTATAACAACCcacaggtgtgtgcgtgtgtgtgtgtgtgtgtgcgtgtgtttctcgCAGGTTGGGCTTGATGTGTTGTACAGCTCTTTACAAttgtctcctgtgtgtgtgtgtgtgtgtgtgtgtgtgctgcaggtgTGCACTGAGGAATTTAAGGAGTTTGTGGCAGTGTTAAGGAGGAAGTTCAGCAAAGCACCTGGGTGCAGGATTGAAATCCCAGACACAAAGCAGGAGCTCTTCCAAaggtgaacacacagacacagaccttTTTTAGTCCATTTTTATTTTGGCAGAAGTGCCACAATCATTGTTCTCTATCTGTTTTGGCATGTTTGTAAGTGATCAACTTTTCACCCCACTCAGGTTTAAGGTGTATGCCATTGGGGATGACTGCCCCACGGACTCCAAGGATGTGCTTAAAAGGtacacgcctgtgtgtgtgtgtgtgtgtgtgtgtgtttgtgtacatgggTATTTGTGAAATTCAGATCACATCAAATGATGCTTTATTGGTATGAATGAATAAAGTTGTTGTTGCCAAAGCCACAGGTGTGACATATTAGTATTTTAGATGTGCACGTACACAGTGGATAATTTGCATGTGTGATTTTGCAGTGAAGAGGACATCCATTCTCTCGTCCTGAATAACCTGATTCAGAGCACACTGGCGGTGTCTAACCATCAAGTGAAGACCAGGCTGTCTTTCCAGgtaatacacgcacacacacacacacacacacacattgtgtttcGGAAGTTAACTTTCTGTTATATATGTTTCTCAAATCTCTTCTTTTCAAATCTGTTAAAGGATCTTTCTTGCATAATGTTTACTCAAATAaaactcctttctttctttctttctttctttctttctttctttctttctttctttctttctttctttctttctctctgtctctctctctctctgtctctctctctctctctctctctctctctctctctctctctctctctctctctttgtctttctctccctctccctcagacATTCCACCTGTACAGCCGGTACAAGCACGAGGTCCTGTACGAGGCGTTCCTGAAGTGCCAACGGAACGGCCTGGTGAACCGCCGCAGGAATGAGCAGCGCTACGGTGTGAAGAAGGACCGCTCCCTCCCCATCATGCCCATGTCCTATCAGCTCTCGCAGAGCTACTACAAGTAAGACCCACCAACCAATCACGCGTCTCTGTAAAACCCACCAACCAATCGCGTGTCTCTGATTAAACTGCATTCACCAACCGTTAACGAATCACATCTCAGAACCGCCAGCAGTAAAAGCCAATGGCCAATCAACTGTCTCTGATCAGTAACACTTATACAACCATCAGTGTCCACTGACCACGTCTGTTTGAGAGCAGTTCATCCCTAAACTCTACTTAGACTCTGTCATCAGTTTGTATGTAGACCTGATGCCTAAAGCAAATTAGAAAAAGAAAATCTCACTTCGAAAGTCATTTAGATTGTTTAACATTATGGCAGGGAACCTTTTATGTACTATACTCAGGAAGTATAGTACAgtattgtgtctctgtgtggatTTGATTGAAtgctaatcccccccccccctttagaGTATTCACATGGCGCTTCCCTGCCGCCATGTTCACTGAGGGCTATGACCACTTGGAGAAACTAATCGAGGCCGGAGGGGTGGACCAGCCGAGCGCTATCTACGTGCAGCCCAAAGAGAGCGagcaagagaaggagagggccggagtggaggaggtggcggaggtgaagaaaagagcagaggaggagaaggacaaaAAGACGGAGACGGAGATGGAGACTGAGACGGAGACGGAAGGCGCTGGTAGGACATCTGTCTGTGATGTGACCATGATACTGATCCATGTGTGACCCTTCAGTCATGTACAGTACTTCCATTATTCCATGAcatatgtgatgtgtgtatgtcacGTATGGAATGGATATACTGCATTTTACATAATGTTTATAACCTCCaataatatgtttatatgtattCCATGATGTGTGTATTCATCATCATGTCTGTAGCCTCTGATATATAGGACTGGTGATCAGAGGAGGTTTCGCTTCCATGCTGAAACATATTATATTATGTGTAATTATAATAGTATAAtatattaaatattttaaaataaatattgtttatttttattattattttatttttaattaattaatattattatattattattattattattatttattctattctattgtcTATTTTCTATACTATTTATCTTGTTATTCGTCTGTAGTTATCATACTGCTCTCAGAACTGACTTGATGAATTTTTATTTAGATTAAAACTGTCAGTACAGTGTAGTGTTTAGAGTAGTAGTCGAGTGAATGGAATGAGCGGAATGGGacagaacagaacaaaacagcaaaactgcattattaaaaataaaaaaaaaaaacattatttaacaGAGTTCAACTGAATTTCTCTAGACCCCCCTGCGGACACTCAGGAGAAGGCGCCCTCGGAGACCCCAGGAGAGGCGAGCTTGACCCCGGCGCCAGAGTCGGGGTCAGGGACACCTAAGCAGCCGCCTGCCGAAGCCCCTGGCCAGCTGGACGCGCTGTTGTCGGCAGAGAACCTGGAGGGCATGGTGCTGTTCCCGCTGGACGCACCAGGGGGCGCCTGCATGGCCTGTATGAGCCTCATCACGCTGGGCCTGCTCTCTGTGGACGTGTCCATCCCCGAGCAGATCGTGGTGGTAGACAGCAACATGCTGGATAGTGAGGTGGTCAAGAGGTAAAAATGCTGGGGCAGTGgccacaggctcacacacacacacacacacacacacacacacacacatatatgtatacacacCCCCTTATATCTACACTTatatttatatacacacacacacacacacgctcatgggTGTGCCCTCTCTCCTTGTAGGCTGGCcaaagaggtggaggaggaggatgagctggatgaagaggaggaagctGGTCAGACGTTGCCACTGAGGTGAGGTGACCAAACATGACCAAGGGGGACCAAACATGACCAAGGGTGACCAAACATGACCAAGGGGGACCAAACATGACCAAGGGGGACCAAACGGCATTGACTGACTTAAGTCAGTGAAGAGGTGGAAAAGTCAGGCTTCAAAAAGTAAAAGACCCACCATGCGTTGGTtgtacctgtgcacttaacacaggtgagCTCACCCATTAGTGGACTTTTCCACCTCAGGTGAATGGAAACCTTGCTGTGACATAAAACCacccaatgttttttttttttttaaattgatgTCCtttgtcgctttggacaaaaatgtctgctaagaactataaacataaaggtgtgtgtgtgtgtgtgtgtgtgtgtgtgtgtgtgtgtgtgtgtcctctacaGGAAGAGGGTTGAGGTGAAGGCGTCCCAGGCCTCCCACACTAACTACCTGCTGATGAGGGGCTACTGCATGCCAGGCGTCCTCAGCAGCAGGCTGAAGGTCACCTCCGTGGACAGCGTAGTGGTCAACGCCTGCACCGTCCACGTACGGCTCCGGAAaacgcctgcacacacactcttcaaggAGAGGggtgagcacacatacacacacacacacacacacacacacactcactcccaccCAAGGGCATAACAAAGAAAGCGACAGAAACTCTTTAAgttccactctctttctctctgtatatatatatatatcttcccctctttttttctctttttctctctttctccatctttctctctctctctctctctctcactctctgtctctctctctctctctctctctctcttttttcagatTCGCCCATCCTGTCGGGCTTCCTGAAGTCAGGCTTGCGTGACGTCCCTGAGCGCTTCACCCGTGTGTTCCGCAAGGAGGGTTCGGCCGCGCTGGCGCTGTCCCGGCGCTTGGAGACCGAGCTGGGCTACGGCCCCGCCGACGTGAGCGCCGCCCTGGAGGTGTGGTGGTACGTGGACGAGGCCCAGAGCTACGGCGTGGACCGCCGAGACCTGCTCAGCCACTTCAGCCACATGGTGCAGCCGGAAGAGGAGCGCAAGGGAGGACTACAGCAGTACCTAGAGGTGAGGAGGGggactacagcactacagcagtacctagaggtgaggagagggacTACAGCAGTACTTAGAGGTGAGGAGGGGGACTACAGCAGTACCTAGAGGTGAGGAGGGggactacagcactacagcagtACCTAGAGGTGAGGAGGGggactacagcactacagcagtACCTAGAGGTGAGGAGGGGGACTACAGCAGTACCTagagatgaggggggggggctacaggtGTACATAGaggtgagggtggggggtgcAGACCTCCCattcccctctctatctctcctccctccttacctctttttaccccccccccccgccccgctAGGACCTGGTGTCACTGCAGGAGCTGGTGGAGGCGGGTGGATGTGCGGTGCGCCTGGTGTCGCGGCGTCTGGCGCGCCCCTGGCTGCTGCACTCGGTGTGCGTGCTGCCCCAGCCCGGCCAGGCGTCCGCCCACGCGCTCCACGCCCTGCGAGCCCTGCGCCTGCCCGAGTGGcgccagcagcagcggcagatCGAGCGCGACAAGGAGCGCCAGCGCCTCCGGGAGAAGGAGCAGAAGCAGCACCAGCGACACCTCCTCCGCAAGAGGGCCCTGGAGgagcaggaagaggagcaggagaaggagaaggatggagatgaagatggaggaggaggaggagtaggggcAGAGGAGCCGCTGGTGAAGGAGAAGGGTGAAGatgaagatggaggaggaggaggaggagtaggggcAGAGGAGCAGCTGGTGAAGGAGAaggatggagatggaggaggaggaggaggaggaggagtaggggcAGAGGAGCCGCTGGTGAAGGAGAAGGATGGAGAtaaagatggaggaggaggaggagtaggggcAGAGGAGCCGCTGGTGAAGGAGAaggatggagatggaggaggagaaggaggaggaggagtaggggcAGAGGAGCAGCTGGTGAAGGAgaagggtggaggaggagcaggcgggaaggagatggaggaggcgcTTGGGGAGGGTagcgggggagagaggaggagcaggaaaGCGGAGGAGGAGAAAGTAGGTCCGCCACCGAGGAAGAGGATGGCAAAAGAGACGGGGGTGAAGATCAGCTGGTTGAAGGCCCTAGGGATGGAGGCGAGCGCTGGCGTCTCTATGGAAACGGAGATGCTGGAGGATGCTGGGAAAAGGGAAGGAGGTGGTGAGCAGGAGAAGGCGGCGGAGGTGGGAACTACGGATGGTGCATCATCAACGAGCGTCGGCGACAAACAACAGACAGAGCttgaaggtgtgtgtttgtgtggggtgtATTGTTGCTTAGTTtgattgttttattttgcatATCTTGCAACATTCAAACATCAATTTATAACAATTTAAGTTTAAGTAAAATTTAAGGTGATTCAGATATTTTGATGAGAGATTGCCTTTATTTTCGACAAACATGTATGACGATCAGATAGACATTTCAGTATGCaggttatgatgatgatgatgataatgatgacacTTGTACTtacttattttgtgtgtgtgtgtgtttgtgtatttattcatattgtgtgtgtttatttgttccgTGTGCGTGTTAATTTACtctgtgtatgtttatttgtcTTGTGTCCAGATGCTGCTGGCTGTCTGTCCCCTTCAGATGAACAGTAAGTGTCCCTGGTTCTCCTTGTTTGTCAGTTGGTCAGATGACTGGGGAATTTTTAGGCTTATTTATATTTGGGAattttttgtatgtatgtgtgtgtgtggggggggtgtatctgtatgtttcctatatgtttaatgtgtgtatCTCTACGCCTTGACCatctgaatttcccctcttcGGGATAATGACGTTGACTTTGATGACAGTTCCCCAAGTATAATACAGTATTACTCTTTAATTCCACTCTAATACTAATATAATATTACTCTTTAATTCCACTCTAATATAATATTACTCTTTAATTCCACTCTAATACAGTATTACTCTTTAATTCCACTCTAATACTAATATAATATTACTCTTTAATTCCACTCTAATATAATATTACTCTTTAATTCCACTCTAATATAATATTACTCTTTAATTCCACTCTAATATAATATTACTCTTTAATTCCACTCTAATACAGTATTACTCTTTAATTCCACTCTAATATAATATTACTCTTTAATTCCACTCTAATATAATATTACTCTTTAATTCCACTCTAATACAGTATTACTCTTTAATTCCACTCTAATACTAATATAATATTACTCTTTAATTCCACTCTAATATAATATTACTCTTTAATTCCACTCTAATATAATATTACTCTTTAATTCCACTCTAATACAGTATTACTCTTTAATTCCACTCTAATATAATATTACTCTTTAATTCCACTCTAATACAGTATTACTCTTTAATTCCACTCTAATACTAATATAATATTACTCTTTAATTCCACTCTAATATAATATTACTCTTTAATTCCACTCTAATATAATATTACTCTTTAATTCCACTCTAATACAGTATTACTCTTTAATTCCACTCTAATATAATATTACTCTTTAATTCCACTCTAATATAATATTACTCTTTAATTCCACTCTAATATAATATTACTCTTTAATTCCACTCTAATACAGTATTACTCTTTAATTCCACTCTAATACTAATATAATATTACTCTTTAATTCCACTCTAATATAATATTACTCTTTAATTCCACTCTAATATAATATTACTCTTTAATTCCACTCTAATACAGTATTACTCTTTAATTCCACTCTAATATAATATTACTCTTTAATTCCACTCTAATATAATATTACTCTTTAATTCCACTCTAATACAGTATTACTCTTTAATTCCACTCTAATACTAATATAATATTACTCTTTAATTCCACTCTAATACAGTATTACTCTTTAATTCCACTCTAATATAATATTACTCTTTAATTCCACTCTAATACAATATTACTCTTTAATTCCACTCTAATACAGTATTACTCTTTAATTCCACTCTAATACAGTATTACTCTTTAATTCCACTCTAATTACTCTTTCATCATCTTCCCTCTGCCCTTGTCCTCCTTTCACTCTATTCTTTCTCttattcttttctctctctctctctttctctctcatttactTCCtaactctatccctctctcctccctcacactgtctttccctccctcactctctccccatctaccgctctctctctctccctctctctctctctctcatctaatccctctctctctctctctctctctctctctctcctccctccatcaggTCCATTGACCACATCAGCTTCCTGAGTCGCCCGTGGCGTGCGGTGGACGGCTCGGTGAACCGCTCGGTGTGTAAGGGCCTGCTGGAGGGGCTACTGCACCACGTCATGAGCCGGCCCGGCATCACCGAGCCCCAGCTCATCCAGCACTACACGCGCGTGCTGCAGCCCGTCACCGTCATCGACCTCATGCAGGTgagacacttacacacacacacacacacacacacacacaatccagcaCTACACACGCGTGCTGCAGCCTGTCACCGTCATCGACCTCatgcaggtgagacacacacacacacacacacacagagctcatcCAGCACTACACACGCGTACTGCAGCCCGTCACCATCATCGACCTCATGCAGGTGagacgcgcgcgcgcgcacacacacacacacacacacacacacacacacacacacacacacacacacacacacacacacacacactcacacacagagctcatCCACCACTACACACGCGTGCTCCAGCCAGTCGCAGTCACTGACTTCatgcaggtgagacacacacacacacacacacacacacacacacacacacacacacacacacacacacacactcacactcactcacagagctCATCCACCACTACAGACGCGTGCTCCAGCCAGTCGCAGTCACTGACTTCATGCAGgtgacacgcacgcacgcagggcTCATCCAGCACCATCTTGTCGCCACGGTAACAGTACTAAtagctctctcctccctccccgtGTCCCAGACGCTGGTGGAGCTAGGTTGTGTCCAGAGGCGCTACCTGCTCCCGGCAAGTCGCGCCTCGCTCTTCTCTGCCCCGCGGTACGCGGAGGTGTGCGGGGAGGAGGTGGCGGCGTGCGTGGGCTACACGCCGTTCTACGAGCCCACGGTGGAGGCCGGGCTCCTGATGTCCAAGGCCTTCCCCCACGAGAAGAACTGGAACCACTGGTCAGCCATGCAGAACCAGTACCTCAAGCAGCAGCCGAAACCCCAGGAGGGAGGGGGCGCCACTGTGGccgagggtgagggtgagggtgtggccgagggtgagggtgagggtgtggCCGAGGGTGAGGCCTAgggtggccgtgtgtgtgtgtgtgtgtgtgtgtgtgtggcttcacCTAGGGTGgccgagggtgtgtgtgtggcttcatGCAGGCCAAAGCCCACAGCTGTGATCGGAATTAGTTCTGCAAAGTGTGCAGTActtaaaggagagagagagagagagacggagacctattctctttctccctcaagctGAATGTAATATTTGTAACATATTTGTGAAacgttctgttctgttcttctTTTATTTGTTGGTTGCGAAACTAATAAAATGTTTGAAATGTTTTTAAGATGTCCATGTGATGAAATTGTTTGTCAACAAAAAGGGAAagaacagacacaagcacatggTAATAGATTTTAATGTGTTATGGAAAAGCATACAGTACATCTA from Alosa sapidissima isolate fAloSap1 chromosome 9, fAloSap1.pri, whole genome shotgun sequence includes these protein-coding regions:
- the LOC121718034 gene encoding general transcription factor 3C polypeptide 1; the protein is MDALECVVDEVALEGLDGISVNALWTRLENRIPQFSLTLDPPTKEYLWRCLVCNPEISFYELPQARKPIVLTDRFAEIDPETGIQEIRRLTLDADDAVYPVHVIQDNKDGIQGSCLYFKERKDITSKIRQDNFTPILTLEQMVSKWGEKLVAVASQAVRYRTLIGPEGDPELKLTDTSYCILERLGRARWQGELQRDLHSNTFKVDARKMHYLRRSLDRNKMITMQTHVIRMANGGQQCSILLLLNRFHVDRRGKYDILMECTSNILSSSPNNIGIMLKLRHQLHVSERTFKRVYHYMAAAKLVEVINLPLHQITPGAGAIKSKKGTDIMVRCLKLLKPYGKKKEDDDDEDNDDDDNDGRNVIAEGRDVEKDVASYAYEIVVNAGTKGISQSELRKRLNIGKLEGRMICRLLDRNDMIKGFMEDEGRQRTTKYISKQFVEQSELKKRYTKEKERSLQLYSGTTATAGEHAHTPATPTQATPTPATPKPPAAKRKKVSPAAASTSRPNEEAEATQEEEDVGSGQRGKELAPDAEREGEPHRVPELEPQPQEEEEEEEEEEEEMGAVKDVEPAGGKKGQKTAKGSGKGKGKSKGKKAALDQTVDTEGAEGTPGRLRQTKLSFAHARPSTPQKDKTPPPSINLVGDETLAYLEQEVAAEEFDQSDLTMDTSAATVPTPVHSFSQSPSPGESVTLVEEVLEPKMKLPDKGSRRIQNKKVTYRLLKRKNIIIETVRNLKIIENIFTLQKMLIESERADGVSTRVCKKSIVRLVRSLSREGQLRLYRTTIIQDGISKRVEFVVHPSITPDDPLIKSAIEQVRFRISGSYSSLRLRTHDEKKQEKKEPTKPPPKPHKLDQKMGIMPLTDFRPAVVPGYGRALGFQPKMPRLRMVHTFIWYVVYGHPLSPFRSPEANASDQEVNKNAQEVIAGTSGLGPEVEVNAQKTDMGTQEAAPSSTLLQEQDATSSEQEAASEHMRVYVDEINWKRYVPPLPVHKEFGTGWALTSDILISLPLSLLIQIIHISYKVDGLEEYVNDPVKKHYLVRFLPSAMKRQLLFKRKYVFSFYESLDRLCSMGLMQFGPMEKFQEKDQMFVYMKRYATITDTTTCEPHYNLAKSPRPFERRRYHFLAAQDVDSYWFDLLCVCLNTPLGLIRLHATEGENGVEREKPDPHKYPRIRHTLPRSRHVVDDGVTPGDGLGAGGLDSEFYAHLKRNWIWNCHLIDKTAKDTPITLQTSPSVRLRNLLNKHLLSKNVIAVSDKSSPNHAKLLLPKVVEEEVQTALEPNTRKQQNRGGRQQKRKRVRKPQTAKKKKEKKEKPKKPMVRQFLDKTDRDALLRMTRKRVAWSQQEDSLLMLCRVACHFLNRKIKKAFVPWQVVRDLLHAEFEASLDKTSHAVGRRARYIMKNPQTYLNFKICLAEVYQDKLLVAEFNNRTGDYNNPQVCTEEFKEFVAVLRRKFSKAPGCRIEIPDTKQELFQRFKVYAIGDDCPTDSKDVLKSEEDIHSLVLNNLIQSTLAVSNHQVKTRLSFQTFHLYSRYKHEVLYEAFLKCQRNGLVNRRRNEQRYGVKKDRSLPIMPMSYQLSQSYYKVFTWRFPAAMFTEGYDHLEKLIEAGGVDQPSAIYVQPKESEQEKERAGVEEVAEVKKRAEEEKDKKTETEMETETETEGADPPADTQEKAPSETPGEASLTPAPESGSGTPKQPPAEAPGQLDALLSAENLEGMVLFPLDAPGGACMACMSLITLGLLSVDVSIPEQIVVVDSNMLDSEVVKRLAKEVEEEDELDEEEEAGQTLPLRKRVEVKASQASHTNYLLMRGYCMPGVLSSRLKVTSVDSVVVNACTVHVRLRKTPAHTLFKERDSPILSGFLKSGLRDVPERFTRVFRKEGSAALALSRRLETELGYGPADVSAALEVWWYVDEAQSYGVDRRDLLSHFSHMVQPEEERKGGLQQYLEDLVSLQELVEAGGCAVRLVSRRLARPWLLHSVCVLPQPGQASAHALHALRALRLPEWRQQQRQIERDKERQRLREKEQKQHQRHLLRKRALEEQEEEQEKEKDGDEDGGGGGVGAEEPLVKEKGEDEDGGGGGGVGAEEQLVKEKDGDGGGGGGGGVGAEEPLVKEKDGDKDGGGGGVGAEEPLVKEKDGDGGGEGGGGVGAEEQLVKEKGGGGAGGKEMEEALGEGSGGERRSRKAEEEKVGPPPRKRMAKETGVKISWLKALGMEASAGVSMETEMLEDAGKREGGGEQEKAAEVGTTDGASSTSVGDKQQTELEDAAGCLSPSDEQSIDHISFLSRPWRAVDGSVNRSVCKGLLEGLLHHVMSRPGITEPQLIQHYTRVLQPVTVIDLMQTLVELGCVQRRYLLPASRASLFSAPRYAEVCGEEVAACVGYTPFYEPTVEAGLLMSKAFPHEKNWNHWSAMQNQYLKQQPKPQEGGGATVAEGEGEGVAEGEGEGVAEGEA